In Fervidobacterium nodosum Rt17-B1, one genomic interval encodes:
- the dnaG gene encoding DNA primase — protein MIPKDIIEKIKEKNDIVEVISEYVNLQKVGSNYRGLCPFHLETSPSFYVSPTKNIYHCFGCGASGDVIKFVQQIENISYTEAIKKLGERVGITVNFTEEDETRSLYYSFYKQLHQEYIAVLGKSPNIVDYLKKRGFNEREISLYEFGFSPSNSQLPQKVAQRLQISKEMLEKFGFGHSDPFSGRVIIPIKDDYGRVIAFGGRVVGDGVPKYLNSQDTLMFKKTSTLFMLDSAKEYIKEIDYVIICEGYFDVLAFHRAGIKNAVATLGTALTKSHIYKLKKYTNNVILAFDSDSAGIKATLRNIETLLSEKFNVVVANFSKGKDADEVYFKFGSNGLLEALDNSESSEIFVVNVLSREYDLSNPNGVNTFLRNLAKWKNVFEFNPTALDNFYKRIASLLNSEKEVIKSRFSTITADSGKSTIYNAQIEERKVKIPKTEDYLVYIYFNYPDLFKTLDFSPDILEGKAREFFLIAKDLNVSLEQLSKDMGSFVKECLEKIDIEVDEKVLENIKKDLQIRKIEKRIAEIDELIKKSVSTDERNILLNARMELVKQKNMINKSSK, from the coding sequence ATGATTCCAAAGGACATTATTGAGAAAATTAAAGAGAAGAATGATATTGTGGAAGTCATATCTGAATACGTAAATCTTCAAAAAGTAGGCTCTAACTACAGAGGCCTATGTCCTTTTCATTTGGAAACTTCTCCATCTTTTTACGTAAGTCCCACCAAAAATATATATCATTGCTTTGGTTGTGGTGCTTCTGGAGATGTTATAAAGTTTGTTCAGCAAATTGAAAATATATCTTATACTGAAGCAATTAAGAAACTAGGAGAACGTGTTGGAATTACAGTAAACTTCACAGAAGAAGATGAGACAAGGAGTCTTTACTACTCTTTTTATAAACAATTACATCAAGAATATATTGCCGTACTTGGAAAGTCGCCAAATATCGTTGATTATCTAAAAAAAAGGGGATTTAACGAGAGGGAAATTTCACTTTACGAATTTGGTTTTTCACCTTCAAACTCGCAGCTACCACAGAAAGTTGCCCAAAGATTGCAAATTTCAAAGGAAATGCTTGAAAAGTTTGGTTTCGGACATAGCGATCCTTTCTCAGGTCGTGTGATTATACCTATAAAAGATGATTATGGAAGAGTTATAGCTTTTGGTGGAAGAGTAGTTGGCGATGGAGTGCCTAAATACTTAAATTCGCAGGATACTTTGATGTTTAAGAAAACATCAACTTTATTTATGCTTGATAGTGCAAAAGAATACATAAAAGAAATAGATTACGTTATAATTTGCGAAGGTTACTTCGATGTCCTTGCATTTCATAGGGCTGGAATTAAAAACGCAGTCGCTACACTTGGAACTGCGCTTACGAAGTCACATATTTACAAATTGAAGAAATACACAAATAACGTTATTCTTGCATTCGATAGTGACAGCGCTGGTATAAAAGCGACGCTGAGGAACATAGAAACTTTGCTTTCAGAAAAGTTCAATGTTGTTGTTGCCAATTTTTCAAAAGGAAAAGATGCAGATGAGGTATATTTTAAATTCGGCAGCAATGGATTACTTGAAGCGTTAGATAACTCTGAAAGCTCTGAAATTTTTGTTGTTAACGTGTTATCACGTGAATACGATTTATCAAATCCAAATGGTGTCAACACATTTTTAAGGAACCTTGCAAAATGGAAAAATGTTTTTGAATTCAATCCAACGGCACTTGATAACTTTTACAAACGGATAGCCTCTTTGCTTAACTCTGAAAAAGAAGTTATTAAATCAAGATTTTCAACTATAACAGCTGATAGTGGCAAAAGTACAATCTATAATGCACAAATAGAGGAAAGAAAAGTAAAAATTCCAAAGACTGAAGATTACCTTGTATATATTTATTTCAACTATCCTGATTTGTTTAAAACATTGGATTTTTCACCAGATATTCTTGAAGGAAAAGCCAGAGAATTTTTCTTAATTGCAAAAGATTTGAACGTTTCTCTTGAACAGTTGTCTAAAGATATGGGAAGTTTTGTTAAAGAATGCTTAGAGAAGATAGATATCGAGGTGGATGAAAAAGTTCTTGAAAATATAAAGAAAGACCTTCAAATTAGAAAGATTGAAAAAAGAATTGCAGAAATAGATGAGCTAATAAAAAAATCGGTAAGCACCGACGAAAGAAATATACTACTAAATGCTCGGATGGAATTAGTAAAACAAAAAAACATGATTAATAAGTCCTCAAAATAA
- the rpmA gene encoding 50S ribosomal protein L27 has translation MRINIQLFAKASGAGRNGRDSNPKYLGVKKFDGQKVIAGNIIVRQRGTKFWPGQNVGMGRDYTLFALKDGTVKFVTKNNRKYVTVVED, from the coding sequence ATGCGCATTAACATACAACTTTTCGCGAAAGCAAGTGGTGCTGGAAGAAACGGAAGAGATAGCAATCCAAAATACTTGGGAGTAAAAAAATTCGATGGTCAGAAAGTTATAGCAGGAAACATAATTGTAAGACAAAGGGGAACAAAATTCTGGCCAGGTCAAAATGTTGGAATGGGTAGGGATTACACATTATTCGCACTAAAAGATGGAACAGTAAAATTTGTTACAAAAAACAACAGAAAATATGTTACAGTTGTTGAAGATTAA
- a CDS encoding ECF transporter S component has protein sequence MKKTTTKIATIGIMSALATGLMFLEFPIFPAVGFLKYDPSDVLAILAGFIFGPVDGVIILLIKNLLFYLLKSGDIVGIAMNFAAGVSYLLPTVLIYRWRKNRVVEIIGYIVGVIVVSGVMVLLNMIVVPKYWKISFEETLKFLPWIAGFNAIKFSIDSLINGLIRKRIEKIFES, from the coding sequence ATGAAAAAAACAACAACCAAAATAGCTACAATTGGAATAATGTCGGCACTCGCAACAGGATTAATGTTTTTGGAATTTCCAATATTTCCAGCAGTTGGATTCCTAAAGTACGATCCGAGTGATGTTTTGGCGATTTTAGCAGGTTTCATCTTTGGTCCAGTTGATGGAGTAATAATTCTCTTAATCAAAAACTTGCTCTTTTATTTATTGAAATCTGGAGATATAGTTGGTATAGCCATGAACTTTGCAGCAGGGGTTTCATATTTGTTGCCAACGGTTTTAATTTACAGATGGCGTAAAAATAGAGTTGTTGAAATAATAGGCTATATAGTTGGTGTTATAGTTGTTAGTGGTGTGATGGTTCTTTTGAACATGATAGTAGTACCGAAATATTGGAAAATATCATTTGAAGAAACATTGAAATTTTTACCATGGATAGCAGGATTTAATGCAATAAAATTTTCGATAGACTCGTTAATTAATGGACTTATAAGGAAACGCATTGAAAAGATATTTGAAAGTTAA
- the rpsI gene encoding 30S ribosomal protein S9: MAEIYMGTGRRKTSTARVYLKPGSGKIVINDREYNDFNEYFENKVWTMHAIEPLKIAGLEGTLDVMIRVQGGGKNGQAGAVRLGLARALVSYNSDLRKTFRDKGFLTRDPRMVERKKYGLKKARRAPQFSKR, translated from the coding sequence ATGGCAGAAATTTACATGGGAACAGGAAGAAGGAAGACTTCAACTGCAAGAGTTTATCTCAAGCCAGGTTCTGGAAAAATAGTAATTAACGATAGAGAATACAACGATTTCAATGAGTACTTTGAGAATAAAGTTTGGACAATGCACGCTATTGAACCACTTAAAATTGCTGGACTTGAAGGTACACTTGATGTAATGATTAGAGTTCAGGGTGGAGGAAAGAATGGTCAAGCCGGAGCAGTTAGGCTTGGTCTTGCAAGGGCTCTTGTAAGTTACAACTCGGATCTTAGAAAAACATTTAGAGATAAAGGTTTCCTTACAAGAGATCCAAGAATGGTCGAAAGGAAAAAATACGGTCTTAAGAAAGCAAGAAGAGCTCCACAATTCTCCAAACGTTAA
- the rplU gene encoding 50S ribosomal protein L21, with amino-acid sequence MYAIVENGGKQYKVEVGHLLHTEKMNGVAQGDKVVLDKVVLVKTDDGKVLVGKPYLTNVTITGIVVEHARARKILVGQFIPRKGHKTIKGHRQWYTTIKIENIEIK; translated from the coding sequence GTGTACGCTATCGTAGAAAACGGTGGAAAACAGTACAAGGTGGAAGTTGGACATTTACTACACACGGAGAAGATGAACGGTGTTGCGCAGGGTGACAAAGTTGTTCTTGACAAGGTGGTTCTTGTGAAGACAGATGACGGTAAGGTTCTTGTTGGTAAACCATACTTGACGAACGTAACTATCACTGGAATTGTTGTTGAGCACGCAAGAGCCAGAAAAATCCTCGTTGGTCAGTTCATCCCAAGAAAAGGACACAAGACTATAAAAGGACATAGGCAGTGGTACACAACTATAAAGATTGAGAACATTGAAATTAAGTAA
- the rplM gene encoding 50S ribosomal protein L13 — translation MARPFPVQKTSFPKVERKWYLVDAAGKPLGRLATRIALLLQGKNEPTWAPHVDNGNFVVVINAEKVLLTGKKLNQKVYYHHSGYPGGLKSQTARQIMEKYPERIIELAVKRMLPKTVLGKHQFKRLKVYAGENHPHAAQKPEKVELL, via the coding sequence ATGGCAAGGCCATTTCCTGTACAAAAGACTTCGTTTCCAAAAGTAGAAAGAAAATGGTACCTTGTGGACGCAGCTGGCAAGCCACTTGGACGTTTAGCTACAAGAATAGCATTACTTTTACAAGGAAAAAATGAACCAACATGGGCACCACATGTTGATAACGGTAATTTTGTCGTTGTTATAAACGCTGAAAAGGTATTACTCACAGGTAAAAAACTTAATCAAAAAGTTTACTATCACCACTCAGGTTATCCTGGTGGATTAAAATCACAAACTGCAAGACAAATAATGGAAAAATATCCAGAAAGAATTATCGAACTTGCAGTTAAGAGGATGCTTCCAAAAACGGTACTTGGGAAACACCAATTTAAGAGACTTAAAGTTTACGCTGGCGAAAATCATCCACATGCTGCTCAAAAGCCAGAAAAAGTTGAGCTTCTCTAA
- a CDS encoding ribosomal-processing cysteine protease Prp — MIKCKFFIENGKFLSFEISGHAEYSKKGKDIVCAAVSTIAQHTARVLEKEGAKVIVEDGYLKVLNISEDYLSQRFINELWETLDDLSQQYPKYIKLEVNDDAH, encoded by the coding sequence ATGATAAAGTGTAAGTTTTTTATAGAAAATGGTAAGTTTCTATCATTTGAAATAAGTGGTCACGCAGAATACAGTAAGAAGGGTAAAGATATTGTTTGTGCAGCTGTAAGTACCATAGCGCAGCATACTGCAAGGGTTTTAGAAAAAGAAGGAGCAAAAGTAATTGTCGAAGACGGCTATCTTAAAGTTTTGAATATTTCAGAAGATTACTTATCGCAGAGGTTTATAAATGAACTATGGGAAACGTTAGATGATTTATCACAACAGTATCCAAAGTATATTAAGTTGGAGGTGAACGATGATGCGCATTAA